A genome region from Musa acuminata AAA Group cultivar baxijiao chromosome BXJ3-5, Cavendish_Baxijiao_AAA, whole genome shotgun sequence includes the following:
- the LOC135637770 gene encoding protein DOG1-like 3: MSSANENQQRGEETAAARNEPRAPEHFAKFFECWLAEQERDLQVLRTAAASAGEELRLRPLVDRVLGHYEYYYCAKAASVRRDVLPMFNPTWTSSTENLFLWAGGWRPTMAFHLLYSKSGLQFEPRLLELIVGNPTRDLADLSPDQLERIDGLHRLTVRLEKEISEEEAQVQESVADARMVELTHALAESEEVEADSMEQEMKRKRDRMNEVLQRADQLRLETLKGLVEILKPVQAVHFLIAAAELHLKVHEFGKSKDAAAAATGRPE, translated from the coding sequence ATGAGCTCCGCCAACGAGAACCAACAACGCGGAGAGGAGACGGCTGCAGCCCGCAACGAGCCCCGCGCCCCTGAGCATTTCGCCAAGTTCTTCGAGTGCTGGCTCGCCGAGCAAGAACGCGACCTGCAAGTCCTCCGTACCGCAGCCGCTTCCGCCGGCGAGGAGCTCCGGCTTCGACCCCTCGTTGACCGGGTCCTCGGCCACTACGAGTACTACTACTGCGCCAAGGCCGCCTCCGTCCGCCGCGACGTGCTCCCCATGTTCAACCCCACGTGGACGTCCTCCACGGAGAACCTCTTCCTTTGGGCCGGCGGCTGGCGGCCCACCATGGCTTTCCACCTCCTTTACTCCAAGTCCGGCCTCCAGTTCGAGCCCCGGCTTCTCGAGCTGATCGTCGGCAACCCCACGCGCGACCTGGCCGACCTGAGCCCCGACCAGCTGGAGCGCATCGATGGGCTCCACCGGCTGACGGTGCGGCTGGAGAAGGAGATATCTGAAGAGGAGGCGCAGGTGCAGGAGTCGGTGGCGGACGCACGGATGGTGGAGCTGACGCATGCGTTGGCGGAGTCAGAGGAGGTAGAAGCCGATTCCATGGAGCAGGAGATGAAGAGGAAACGGGACAGGATGAACGAGGTGTTGCAGAGGGCGGATCAGCTGAGGCTGGAGACGCTGAAGGGGCTGGTGGAGATACTGAAGCCGGTGCAGGCGGTGCATTTCTTGATCGCGGCTGCGGAGCTTCACCTCAAAGTGCACGAGTTTGGGAAGAGCAAagacgctgccgctgccgctactGGCCGACCAGAGTAA